In the genome of Pempheris klunzingeri isolate RE-2024b chromosome 3, fPemKlu1.hap1, whole genome shotgun sequence, one region contains:
- the LOC139199376 gene encoding transcription factor Sp6-like, which produces MAHPYEPWLRTAPPSGSSEDMNIPSWWDLHRDVQPGSWIDLQTGQSVGLSPGGSMGLQPSLGPYGSDPQLCTLPAAQHAPASHASHLFPQDGFKMEPLAPEMLQQEPFSLEEPQENVVSARPKPQRRSSSRGAGQAACRCPNCVHAEQLGQSTDDSRRKHMHNCHIPGCGKAYAKTSHLKAHLRWHSGDRPFVCNWLFCGKRFTRSDELQRHLQTHTGAKKFSCALCPRVFMRNDHLAKHMRTHESPPGHGEERVNGDGRMDKGFDAPTPPQPSSNVSASDTTEPPLKLKCETDPSVSSVTEQSG; this is translated from the coding sequence ATGGCCCACCCCTACGAGCCGTGGTTACGGACAGCACCACCTAGTGGCAGCTCAGAAGACATGAACATCCCATCCTGGTGGGACCTCCACAGGGACGTCCAACCAGGGAGCTGGATAGACCTGCAGACGGGGCAGAGTGTCGGCCTGAGTCCAGGGGGCTCCATGGGGTTGCAGCCCTCTTTAGGGCCCTACGGCTCTGATCCGCAGCTGTGCACCCTTCCTGCAGCTCAACACGCCCCAGCCTCACATGCATCCCACCTCTTCCCCCAGGATGGCTTCAAGATGGAGCCACTGGCCCCTGAAATGCTGCAGCAAGAACCATTCTCCCTGGAGGAACCACAGGAGAATGTTGTCTCAGCCCGCCCCAAGCCCCAGCGTCGCTCCTCGTCCAGAGGCGCCGGCCAGGCTGCGTGTCGTTGCCCCAACTGTGTCCATGCTGAACAGCTGGGCCAGAGCACTGACGACAGCCGGAGGAAGCACATGCACAACTGTCACATCCCTGGCTGTGGCAAAGCCTACGCCAAGACCTCCCACCTGAAGGCTCACCTACGGTGGCACAGCGGGGACCGGCCGTTTGTCTGCAACTGGCTCTTCTGCGGCAAGAGATTCACACGCTCTGACGAACTGCAGCggcacctgcagacacacactggtGCTAAGAAGTTCAGCTGTGCATTATGTCCTAGAGTGTTCATGCGCAATGACCACCTGGCCAagcacatgcgcacacacgAGTCCCCGCCAGGACATGGGGAGGAGAGGGTAAATGGAGACGGGAGGATGGATAAGGGCTTTGATGCACCTACACCTCCTCAGCCGTCCTCAAATGTATCTGCATCTGACACCAcagagcctcctctgaagcTGAAATGTGAGACAGACCCCTCGGTCTCCAGTGTGACAGAGCAGTCTGGCTAA